One genomic segment of Bacteroidia bacterium includes these proteins:
- a CDS encoding MotA/TolQ/ExbB proton channel family protein has protein sequence MSTNKKEKKESSPLKSKFAAIVIPVCLIVSILTYKYVLGAPSNFKGGNPENMPLPGNYLGMMYKGGFIVPILMCLVLLVIVFSIERMITINRATGKGRLENFVRKIRAHLNAGNIDAAIRECDLQKGSVANVVRAGLEKYKAMEKEPEMELEQKTLAIQKEIEEATTLEMPALEKNLPILATIASISTLIGLLGTVLGMIRAFAALGESGASAADALAVGISEALINTATGITASALAIIFYNYFTGRIDKLTYSIDESGFSIVQSFAASHSSKQSA, from the coding sequence ATGAGTACAAACAAGAAGGAGAAAAAAGAGAGCAGCCCACTCAAAAGCAAGTTTGCTGCCATTGTAATTCCTGTATGCTTAATTGTAAGTATACTAACGTACAAGTACGTTTTAGGTGCCCCTTCTAACTTTAAGGGTGGCAACCCTGAAAATATGCCTTTGCCTGGCAACTATCTAGGCATGATGTATAAGGGCGGATTTATTGTGCCTATTTTAATGTGCTTAGTACTGTTGGTAATTGTGTTTTCGATTGAAAGAATGATTACTATCAACCGTGCCACAGGAAAGGGACGCCTTGAAAACTTTGTACGTAAAATTCGCGCGCACTTAAATGCAGGCAATATTGATGCGGCTATTAGAGAGTGCGACTTGCAAAAAGGTTCTGTGGCTAATGTTGTCCGTGCAGGACTTGAAAAATACAAAGCTATGGAAAAAGAACCTGAAATGGAATTAGAACAAAAAACTCTAGCTATTCAAAAAGAGATTGAGGAAGCTACCACACTAGAAATGCCTGCGTTAGAGAAAAATCTACCTATCTTGGCGACTATTGCTTCTATATCCACATTGATTGGACTATTGGGAACAGTACTAGGTATGATTAGGGCATTCGCCGCTTTAGGTGAATCAGGTGCATCTGCTGCAGATGCTTTGGCAGTCGGTATATCAGAAGCTTTGATTAACACTGCTACAGGTATTACTGCTTCTGCACTGGCTATCATTTTCTATAACTACTTCACAGGTCGTATTGATAAATTAACTTACAGCATAGACGAAAGCGGATTTAGCATCGTGCAAAGCTTTGCTGCTTCCCATTCAAGTAAACAAAGTGCCTGA
- a CDS encoding biopolymer transporter ExbD: protein MGKVKVPRKSTNIDMTAMCDVAFLLLTFFILTAKFKPNEPIIVDTPASVADKKLPEDKVITISVDRKGRIFFGVDNIQVRRKILDRVAKQKNLTLTSEQRKKFENMASFGVPMAELPRLLSLDFSQHADPNVQKGIPIDTTNKYQRSELTDWIQYARLAYKEVTGSAPFIAIKADYDVNYPVVQDIINTLQSPRVKINKFNLVTSLEKKPEK from the coding sequence ATGGGTAAAGTAAAAGTTCCTCGCAAAAGTACAAACATAGATATGACAGCCATGTGCGACGTGGCTTTCCTACTCCTAACCTTCTTTATTTTAACTGCTAAATTCAAGCCTAATGAACCTATTATCGTGGATACACCTGCTTCGGTAGCCGATAAAAAATTACCCGAAGACAAAGTAATAACTATATCCGTAGATAGAAAAGGCAGAATATTTTTCGGAGTAGATAATATCCAAGTTAGGCGTAAAATTCTAGACCGAGTAGCTAAACAAAAAAATCTTACTCTTACTTCCGAGCAGCGCAAAAAGTTTGAAAACATGGCAAGCTTTGGAGTCCCTATGGCGGAACTACCTAGACTTTTAAGCTTGGATTTTAGCCAACATGCTGATCCTAACGTACAAAAAGGTATCCCGATAGATACTACCAACAAGTATCAACGTTCTGAGCTTACTGACTGGATACAGTATGCACGACTGGCCTACAAGGAAGTAACAGGAAGTGCACCTTTTATAGCTATTAAAGCGGATTATGATGTTAATTACCCCGTAGTGCAGGATATAATCAATACTTTGCAAAGTCCGCGAGTAAAAATCAATAAGTTTAATTTAGTAACCAGCTTAGAGAAAAAACCTGAAAAATAG